The DNA segment GTTGAGGAATGAGTGAGCTTGGTATCACAGTGCCCTATAGTTGGAGGGTAAACTCTTGTGATGATTTAGGGATGAAGTTGGCCCTCTTTTTAGCATAAGTTGGGAATGTACACTGGTCAGAGGCTTCCAGCCATGAGGTGTGAACTGAAACCTACTTTCCCTCTTTTCTTATAGCATGTTGAGAAAATCTGTTGGGTTTTTAGCAGTCAGGGAAGGCCGGAGTTCTGCAGCTTTAATCTGGGTAACTGAGGCTGGTTTGAGCAAGACTTTGGTTAATTAACTAGGTTCTCAGATGCCACAGACTCCGTGAAAAGTCACCATTATTTTCAATGGTTGTGATAGAATTTCCCTCAGTAGCCATTATTTTAAGATTATATTGCAGAGTTGCTTTATTTGAGCTTTTTGTGTATACACAATCCCAAACTggaagaaataataatttaaaaaaaaaaggaatcctgcTGTGAAAGGTATATATTACTCTAGATTTTTCTTACTGTAAATATTGTAAGATTGTAATACTGTCGATATTTTATTAACCAACAAATGTTAATCTATGTGAATTCAGACTTATTTTAAATGTGCTTCTTATTTACTGTGTGTGGTCCCTGTTGCTGACAGTATTAAGTTATATTCTGATGTAAGATTAACTTTATTAAAGAATGTAAACATTAATGTTTCCTTATGGGAAAACaaataaagtataaagaagacaattcttttcattaaaatatactgTGTATTTACACTTGCTAGACCCAGCACCACTTATAAATTTAGTACACTGTTCAAAATTTTAGTTAACACAGCTGACATGGTTGTGCTCTGAAAGCCTAAGAGTAGGTATTGTTGGAATATGAACAGTTTGTATTTGTCTGCTGTGAATCATAATCTTGAAATTTCTAATCAAGTTTGTAAAATTTTTAtagtaaaacattttaatgacaatttaaaaatttatcttctcTAAAGAATGGTCAAAACAATATCCTTTCAGAAATAGAATTGTTCTTTAATATCTTTCCAAAATGACTTTGGTTAAATGGACCAGATGTATATTAGTTAAAATTTAGGACAAAGTTGTAATATTCTTTGAGTTTACAAGTTAATCCTTATTGGAGATGTGCCAATTATATAGTAGAATATCATTAATTTGCACTGTTTGGGGACCCCATTAAGAATGCTGAATTTTGCCAACTAAGAAGTAagcaaatgcaatttaaaaagtaaatttgagCATTCTGTATTAAATCTGTGCAGCTATTATCACATGAAGAAGCGCAGTGTGTCGGGCTGTAATATAACCATACTTGCTGTTGTGTTCTCCCATCTCAGTGCTGGGAACTCACCATGTGGAAACCAAGCAAATGTGTTGTGCATCAGCCGGCTTGAGTTTGTTCAATATCAAAGCTGAAACTAGCGAGGTCTGCTGTACTGCTTATTGAAGTATTGTGATTCTTTTAGGCAttgattcttaaaaaatatatactgtaaCAGTATACTTTGTacagatttaaattttatttgaaaaaaatgaaataaagtaggcaaaaaaataaagatgtttatttttcatgtgaCCGTATAAACAGATCAGTCTTTTGTTTCAGTGCCTTTGGTGGGGGGTGGTTATGGTtgctcttggatttttttttttttttttttggatagacAAAAACCATTTTAAGTGTTCAGTAGCAGGTATATTTGTCTGATAATTGATTTGCTTCAGGCATTAGGTGTGCTGTCTCACATTGGAAAACTTTCCTCTTAAAACAAATTAGATTTTATGTGAATGGCTTCCCTATCTTGCTTCTTAagtccattttaaaaattctctggtGGTGGGATGGTTAACCAAGCCATCacataaagagaaggaaaacttTTCCCATAGACTATGCCCCTTTTCCACTGGAAACTTTGTTTTTTGTCGTTTAAATTTGAAGTTGGTTTGGGTTATAAAAGAGTCATGACAAAAGATGAAGAGAATCCTCTGCAGAAAGTAACAGTTGTGCTTGAAAATAAGATCCTTTTGAAACTGCTTTTTTAGTGAAAGAAGTTACCAATAAAAATGTGCCACAGGAGTGATCCTTCAGAATAGTTTTAATGGAACCTTCTCATAGAAGATTAGATTATCTGACCAAAAAGAGCTATCTCAGTTTTGGCCTCTAACTCAAAAACCAGCAGTGGCTTCAGTTGTATGGTATTTTCCTCAACCTTTAGAAATGGAGTTGGAAGTTTGGATTTCTGCTCTCTCCTCAAATTATCTTTTCTGGTACTTTCAGTTACTTTTAGGCTGGATATGAGAAGGCTTGGAACAAGTGGTTGCAGAAAcaaagtttctgcaaaaatcacACTATAAAAGATTTTTTCTTTGCGCTTCGAATGCAAGGAGCAtgtgtttaatccctggtcggggagctattttggttggtacaaaagtaattgcggttttgaagtgtgaattttaaatcattataactagactcaaacacatatttattaatcGAAATATGAATCATTACAattaacacatttttgccaatgagaaataagtttgtttattcctgtagtgtaaaaatccatgcttAGGGATTGGACAAACtcctggaaagcattttctgcctcctgctggttgtggaagcatttcccTGCAAAAAGTCGTCAAGttcttgaagaagtggtagtcggtttgcgagaggtcaggtgaatatggcggatgaggcaaaacttcgtagcccaattcattcaacttttgaaacaTTGGTTGTGCAACATGTAGTCAGGCATTGTCgaggagaagaattgggccctttctgttgaccagtgctggctGGAGGTGTTGCAGTTTTCtgtgcatctcatcgatttgctgagcatacttctcagatataatggTTTCTCCGGGATTCAGAaaactgtagtggatcagacaggcagcagactGCCAAACAATGACTTGACCTTTTTTGGTGCACGTTTGGCCATGgtaagtgctttggagcttcttggtCCAACTACCAAGCTGGTTGTcgctggttgtcatataaaattcaCTCTTCATTTCTTGTCACAATCCAACAGAGAAATGGCTTGTTGTTGTtacatagaataagagaagacagctCTTCAAAACAacggttttttaaaattttcggtcagctcatgaggcactcaCTTATTGcgttttcacctttccaatttgcttcaaatgcttcACGACCATAGAATGGTCAACATTGAGTTCTtcggcaacttctcatgtagttgtaaaaGGATCAGCTTCAGTGATTGCTCTCAGTTGGTTGTTGTCAGCTTCTGAAGGCCATCCACTAcgctcatcttcaaggctctcgtctcctttgcaaaacttcttgcaCTACCACTATacatttgttagcagttcctgggccaactGCATTGGTGTTGCAatctgtctctgctgctttatgacccattttgaactcgaataagaaaatcgctcaaatttgctttttgtctaccATTTCCATAgtctcaaatatatataaaataaacagcaattaATAAGTCattaccaaaaaataaagtgagaaattcACATTAGAATGATGTagaacataaccacatttatttaagaatgtattccaatatcaaatggcagatttcaacaatgcaaaaaccgCAGTtacgtttgcaccaacctaataagctcctgcatgctgtgcagcatggccaaaaaaaagagagacaaccaagtaaataaatatacgtatatacatgtgtataacagtgaagtgaagtgaagtcgcttagtcgtgtccgactcttggcgaccccatggaccgtagcctaccagactcctctgtccatgggattttccaggcagtagtactggagtggattgccattttattctcgaggggatcttcccgacccagggatcgaacccgggtctcccacattgtatacagacgctttaccatctgagccaccaggaaagtcatatactgttatacatatatacatgtgtataacaGTAGTTATATTCTAAAAACTGATGTGTGGTCATTGAAATATCTCATGTTCACAGTAACACAGTTTCAGGCTTCCTTGAGTAAATTCCAAGAAAGCTTTGTTGCTGTTTGGATTTTTTCTTACTGAAATGGCTCTCCTTTGTAGAGAGCAGCAGACTAGCTATTGGAAGACAGCTAGTCACAGCTAGCCAGCTGTTGGACCAGCTTCCACACTTGACAACCACCAACTCCTGTAAAAATAACAGACTTAAAACGGAGGGGCCTCTGTTTTGCATGGGTAGGGCAGGTGGCAGTGCCTCTTGATTTAGGTGGCACGCAGGGGACAGGTGGGTACTTCCTAAAGATTCCCCCTCTCACCTCAATGTAGAGTCAGACAAACTCCTGGGCTTGTCCCAGAGGAGGACTCTCTAGTATTGGAGATTGTGGTAGAAACTCCAGCCACGATTTGTGGTAAGGTAAAAGGGAGTGAAAAGCCGGAAGCCAGGCCCCTTCCTAACTGTCTTTGAAAGATTCCAAATGGGAATCCCTGACCTCGGGGAATATGCCCTGAGGTCATTTTGGAGAGGTGGAGGTGAAGTTCTGTTGCAGGGCTGCAGGGGGAACATCCCAGACTTGGAATGGGGCTGAACTCTAGGGCAAGAATTATGGGCCCATGGGAGCCCCTGAGGAAGGGGGCCCAGCATGGTCAACAGAACTGTTAGCCATTTTTATTTAGCAGTTTTCTAAAGCGATAAAATCAGCAatctctccccactcccacctccaatGGATGTTAACTTTTATTTAACCATGTAGTATGTCATTTACTTTGGCTCTTTTGCATGATTTTTTTAGAACTGTGTTCCTAGTGCCAGTAACAGTTTCTTTCTAAGCAGACAGGACTTTTTGATTTGGGGTACTGAGTTTTGGAAGAGGTTCTGCTCTTACGGGATCAGAGGAACGAGAGAGCTCTTTTTGTCTGCTAGCTAACCTCAGGGTCAGCACAGGCACTACTGCTTCACTTCAGCATCGACCCCCACACTTCAGGAACTTGAGAAGGAACCACTGATTTTTCCCTCTGAAAATGGGGATTTTACCTTATTTTTGCAAATCTCTGGAGTGTTTCCAATAACATCATTCCCATTTTCCTACCAGCtttgattttcattcattttgatttGTTCAAATCAGGCCATTTGGCACTTAGGTTGGCAGTGAGAAAATGTCACAGAAAGGCTCACTGAATGTTGCAATGTTTAAAAGAGCAGGATATCCCCACCTCACAGCCAGCAGAGTTGTCCAGTTAACCCCACCATCCTAGGAATCCTGACTCTCCCTGCTTGCTTAGCTCACAACTCAGACCTTCCCCAGGAAGCAGGAATTTGTTTGTCAGCCTCCCAGGGAGACTGGCAGCAGCTCCAGGCTCGGCCAGccctctctttctgcctctggcaGTGACACTGAGGGTGAGTATGTACTGCCACCATCCTAAATTTTTCCAAGcccctcacttaaaaaaaaagctcaatgTTGAGTGCTTAAAATATGCAAGCTAAGTGTTTTGTCTAGGTTATTTCATTAAATCTTTATACAACCCTATGAAACAGGCActattattacccccattttacagaagaggaaactaagaCACAAAGAGATCAAGTAACATGCCCgggtcacacagtcagaattCAAGTCACACGTCCTGGCAGATGGTGCCCAGGAGACTGCGACTTGGTCTCAGTCACTCTAGCGCCTCCTCTTTTCCCCTAACTCCTAGGGACTCCCTGACTCTGACAGTGCCTTAGCTCGGGATGTATTCAGCTGGAGGGCAAAACCAACGTTCCCTGAAGTAAAGGAAGATTTCTCCGTATAGCTCACAAGCCACACTTCCTGTTCTGAAGGTTGATTCATGAATGAATCTACATTTTCATTTCCCCCTCCACTTTCATGGGGGAGTGACTTACTCAGACAAGGTCTGAAGAAACATGGCGAATGGCCCTTCCAGGCCTCTCCCCACTGCTCTTGCTTAAAGTACAGTGCTAGGTACTATTCCTGCCTCTTCTCATCTTCATGACAATGACCTGATCAAAAAGCCCTGTGAATGAGCCCTTCAGTTCTGTCCAGTGGAGCTGTTGATTTCTTTCTTGTCCCCAGGTTATACCCCCAGCAGACACCCTCTGTCTTCCTTATGGCTGACCTCCTATCTGGGCCCACTTGGCTGCAGATACAAGCTCAAAAGAGAACAGGAGGCAGCTTCCAGGAGAGGATCTGGGTCTGCCCAGATTCCCTAAATCTCACTACTTGCCAATAATTGGCCCAGTAATTGGATCCGTCAGGGCCAGCCATGTAGTTTCCAGCTTAGAGTTTTGCTTGGGCTTGTAATGTTTCTGAAGGCACTTAGCATCCTCTAAAAATGCTATTTCCCAGATGCTTCCTGAGCTCTAAGGGAAGGTCCTGAGTGTCACTCTCCTAAGGCTTCTTCCAAATACAAAATATGAAATCCTTTGGGACTTAGGGCTGGTTTAGAGGGCTATGGTATCTATTAGAACTCTTGTCTGAAAAGGGACACTCATAATCCCTCATGTTTCTTGTATCCTCTAAAGCAGTGATTCTCATGGTGTGTTCCCTCACCCAAGAGCATTAGCACCCCATTAGAAATTGTTAGAAGTGCAAATTCTTGGTCCACACTCCAGACAGAACTGAATCAGAACCTGCTGAAATCAGCAGTCCCTGTTGAAGCAAGCCTTCCAGGAGACTCTGATGCACACTAAAGTGTGAGAACCCCTACTCTCTAGAACAAAGGTTCTTTATCTTTTTTGTCGTTTTTGGTTTGAGAATCTGATAAAAGGTTAGGACCCTCTCACCTGCTTCACAGACCTCCTCAAGTCTGAGTTAAGAATCCCTGCTCTGGAACTGAAAGCTTGTCCATGACTCTCTGGCTTCCTGCCTCTCCACACTGCCTTGAGAAGCAGTGGCCATGCACTCCCTGTTAGCACTTTCATTCCTGTCCTGTTGGTTGTTACTGAGAGTGGGCAGCCCCCACACCAGGGGAAAGGGCTTCCTGCCCCATTTGTGCTGCAACTGTAACCCGTGGCCTCTAGACAAAAACCAAATGCTCAGGCACGGGGCAGCAGGCCAGGGCCTGGGCAAACAGAAAAGTGATTCCATCTCCTGGAGCTGGGAGCTCTGTGTCAGAACAGAACTGCTAAAAACTGCGGCACTTCCTGTGACagtcctggctggggaagatgaCTGCAGCTAGAGCTTTGTCAGTGCCGAGGCCTGGTTATTCTGGTTGTCCCTCTTTGATTATTTGTGGTACCCCTGTTCGCTTGTACAAGTATCTTGGTTTAGACAACAAATCGTATATGGTCACCCCTTTTCTCACCTAACAGCCTCGTCACTGGTCTCCCTGTGGCCATTTTTGCTCCCTACAGTCCATTCTCCATTCAGCAGCTCGCCCATAAATGTGGTTACAAGGCCCTTATGACCTGGCCCCTCCTGACTCCCCTGTTTTGTCTCCTTCCTTTCACCTCTGTGTTCATCTCTCTTAAGCTAAGCTGGTCATCTTCCCGTGTCTTAAATGCATGAAGCCCATTGCCACCTAAGAATCTTCAGCCTtgctctgccctctgcccagaACATGCTTCCCTACAGGTCCTCTCATATTGGCCCTTTTTCATAAACAGGCATCACCCTTCATGTTCTTTCAAGGAGGCCCCCTTCCAATCCCTCTCCCTCACAGctcc comes from the Bubalus kerabau isolate K-KA32 ecotype Philippines breed swamp buffalo chromosome 1, PCC_UOA_SB_1v2, whole genome shotgun sequence genome and includes:
- the IGIP gene encoding IgA-inducing protein homolog, translated to MKKRSVSGCNITILAVVFSHLSAGNSPCGNQANVLCISRLEFVQYQS